TATTCCGATAGCAGATAGCATGTGCGCTTTGCTCTCCAGCCACGGAGTTTGCGATCGCACTTGGTGATGCTGTGCGCAAGCAGCAGTTGTGCTGTCTCCTGGCTGCAGGGCGTCCCCTGCCCCCGGGAAAACGGGTTGAAGGATGCGTGCACGCCGCAGAGACCGAATCAGAGGCTGTTCTCCCTCTTCACAGGCTCTACCGGCAGAAGGCAGCTCTGCTTCCCTGCAGCCATGAAGCCTGTGCTGAGCCTGTACCTGCTGGGCGTGGTGCTGACGCTGCTGTCCATCTTCGTCAGGCTGATGGAGTCCCTGGGCGGCATGCTGGAGAGCCCTTTGTCTGGGAGCCCCTGGATCTTGAGGGGCCAGCTGGCCAGCACGGAGCCCCCCGAGAGTCTTCCAGACCACTCATCCAGAGGGGTGCAGTAAACCTCCTCCTGATTCAGCGGTTCTCTGCCACCCACACCAGCGTGTCCAACCACGAGTCCGTTTTCCAAGAGGCAGAGTCTCCCGAGAACTGTTGCTAGGCCTGGGGCCTGTTGAGGATGCTCCGGACCCTGGAAAAGAGCCTCGTTAAGGCAAAGGTGTGAGTGGGTGGCTGTGGCTCTGAGATGGAGGTGGACCAGCTGCGGCTGCTGGGAAatccattgtttctttgtttgtttttccagccCCGAAGGACTCTTTTGGACATAAATATCTTCTGGGTTGTTGGCTAAGGAGTCTCTTCCGTGAGAGCTGCTCAGACAGCAGTTAAGGGGTTAGGGTGGGCTCTGAGGAGACGTTGGAATATGCAGAGTCTGGGTCTCAGGTGTATACGTTTGGGTCTTCCTCCAGAGTGCACGCGTGCTCGTATGTAATGTGTACAGGGGGCTGTGGGATGACGGGGCTCTGGGTTGGGTGTTTCGGCCACTGTGTGGCCTAAATTAATTTTTCTAATGCAATAaatgtaaattatatattttcagtATGTgtcaaataaatgtaaatatatatattttcagtaTGTGTCATGTTGACATGTTTGCTCTTGAAATTAGTAAGGAAAAGTTTAAATCCTAAATCTGTGGGTAAAACTGTATTTATGGGGCAGGGTCGCACTCTGTGATTCTGGCTGTCCCGGAAGTCACTGTagccctggcctccacaggctggGCTCACGagacgcctgcctctgcctccccagtgttggcaTGAAAGTGTGCAaattccctcctccctccctcaggctggagagatggctcagaggccaaGAGCACTCTctgatcttccaaaggtcctgagttcaattccctgcaaccacacggtggctcataaccatctataacgagatctggtgcctcttctggtgagcaggtgtacaggcaggcagaacactgtacatagTAAAGAAATCTTTTCTAAAAGTGTGCACCCCCACAACCggccatttttactttttccATAGTCttatgtagctaaggctggccttggcctcctgctccacctgcctcttgccttccaagtgctgagattacaggcttccATCTAAACGAAACGTTGTCAGGTTTAGGAGCAAGAAAGCGCTCAAAGCTTCGTTTAGGAACTGAATGTGGCAGTATGTGCCTATGACCCTCAGCGCTttagcggaggcaggaggattgcctgaAGTTCTGAGGACAGCCAGCCTTCATAGCAAGACTGAGGTCAAACAAAAAGTTTTGTTTAAACATAAACTTTACTTGGGGATGGGGCCTTTCAGGTTTGCCCTGTATCGAGCAAGACACCCGAGGGTTCAGCCAACTATAGGTTGGACTTTTGATTGTTAGAGCCCAGGGTTGAATTTAGAGCCTTCCACATACCAGGTAAGCACTGTGCCAGTGAAACTAAATCCGCCCTGACGATGCTGTTTAAGTTATGTTCACCAGGAACTATCTTTTTGTCCATGATAAGACGCTTGTCCTTTCTCCCTAAACTATATAAGTAATCTAGAGATAAGCGCATGTTAGGGTATGCTTGGGGCCTTTGCAGATAGCATGCCATTTTATATTAGAGACCTGCTCCAAGGCGGCTGTGGCATTAGTCCCCAGAACCACTTGGTCTCGTGGCTGCCTCTCTAGAAAAGGAAACTGCTGGTGCCCAGCGCTTGAGTGTGAGAAAACAAGCCTTTCTGATAAGCAGCCCACTCTGGCCTTGAGTTTGGATCCTTCCTCCCTAGCCTCAAATTACACTCCAGGTGTTTCCCCTCTCCCAGGCCGGAGCAGCTTCGACTTTGCTCAGCAGGAGAGCGTCTCGTCAGGGTCACCAGCgctgctggcctggagctctgtgGAGCTGACACGGGGaccagcctcaaattcacagagcccTGTGGGtctcaagtgctgggcttaaagctGTGTGCCATTATGACAGGCAAGGAGGGTTCCTTCCCCAACCCACCACTCCTCCCTGCCCCGGCAGCCCTGTCCCCTTTGCTCGGGTTATGGTCATCTCTGTGTGTACGCCATTTTATGAGCGGAACAGAGCAGAGTGTCCTGTTCACCAGCCCTGCCTCCTCGGTGCTCTTATGCAGGTGACTGAGAAGCCTGTCTTAGGGGCTGGCATTGTCTGCTGTGTATCAGTATAATGGCAGCCCACCCCTTCCAGGTACATGGTACACTTTTCTTGGCCAAAGGGCTAAGAAACAGTTTGTTTAttgggtcttgctatgtagcccaggctagcctcaaacttaggACTCAGCTGTTGGGGTTGGAGCTACGTTGTCCCACCTTGCTTCGGGGCACGTGGTAAAGCCTTGCTGAGGTGAAAGGCAGGCTGCCTCGTCCTGCAGCACAGTGTATGAGGAGGGCCAGCGAGGGCTTGGCAGGTCAAGGCCAAGTGTGATCTCTGaaacccacgtggtggaaggagaactgAGTCCCACAGTTTGTCCTCCGAAGGCTGCTCGCACTGTGGCAGGCTGGCACCCCGTCCCCCAATAAATGCAAATGAAGAAACGTGCTGGGCAGTGGcagtgcacccctttaatcccagcactggggggagggccgggcagaggcaggtgggtctccgagttcaaggccagcctcgtctacagagcagagttccaggacagccaaggctacacagagaaaccctgtctcgaaaaataaaataaaaaaaaagaaaagaaagaaaattaatgtaATTGGGGGGCTctcaagatagctcagtgggttaGGAcatggctgccaagcctgaggacctgcgTTTGATCTCAGGGACGCACATGACGGAAGGTGAGAGCCAACTCCTCTAAGTCCTTTTCTGACCCCCACAAATGAGCcccccacaaataaataaacgaacAGGTGAAAACTAGAACCGGAAACAAGCGCACACCTGCCTCCATGCAGCTAATGCCAAACAGCGCGGGTTGGCTTCATAAATGTCCtcctttagagacagggtctcagcacACAGTCTCCACTTCCTTTCAACTCTTGGctagcctcctgcctcagtctcctacgTGGTGGGGTTACAGGTAATTCCAATGTTTGTATCAGTCAGGGGCATACTAGGTTACATTGTAGCAAGACCACGAAAAATGTCAGTGGCTACAATTGCCTGGATCCCAAGAGGAAGCAGGAGCCTTAACAAAGCCTCTCCTTCCAGGGGAAGGTGTCGGCCCAACTCCTGCTGGTTGGTACCCCACAGTCCCCCGCTTCTCCTCACCTTCCTGACGGCTATCAACCTGGTCTTTCGCTATGTGTTAGACGTGTGGGCTTACCTGTGTTTAGAGCTCAGCCACACTGGTAGAGAAACTTGCGCCCCACCCAGAGCTTGTTAAGTTTGAACTTGATGTaggtaaatggaattttattttacttttttcctttgaagTGTGCGGGAGAGGTGTGCGTTCAGTGTCTACCAGGGAGACCACTAGCGGTCGTCACTGGTACTCTCCAGATActcctgcatgtgtgtgtttgtttgtttttattttctcttttctgtgtttgttgattttgagacagtctcactgtctAGCCCACAATGACCTCACAGAAACCTtgcgctggggttacaggcaacCGCTACCACTCCTGGCTAGAAGCTCACTGCTGACCCCTTGTGGTTGGATGAGGCCATGCGACGAATTTTGCGCAATCAGGTCTTAGAGGTAAAATAAAGGCCTGTTTTAGATTGGAACGCGTAAAGACTGATTCCCAACTTGtatcccgccccacccccacccccgcatgCCCCTCTGATCCGGTAACTGCCGTTGATCTGTATGGAACTTCTCCACCCGTGTAGGCCCTGGAGTGAAGATGCCTCAACTGATCCCTGATGAGATCAGCCTGTACCGAGTGGAGCTGTAGAGGCTGTGGGTAGGGGCAAGGTTGCTACTGCAGTGTCGCAGCCCAGCCGGGCCGGCACGCTGCACACAGCACCTACAGAAGTCCCCACCCCGCCCTCACTGACCCCCGCCCGGGAACACCTGAGACTGAAGTATTTACAGGACAGACACAGAAGTTATTTGGAGTTGGATGTAAATGAAAGCTTCTTCTGATTTTCCCTGTAGTTTCGTATGTGTGAGAGGCgggtgtgtgtgcgcacgcgcgcgtgCGCAGGCGAATGTGCTCTTGTGTGGGGTGTGGGCCTGCACATGCCTCCTGGCGCGCTCAGCTCAGCCCCTGCTGTGTAGCTCATGCAGGCCTTGGGTGTGattcccttgcctctgcctcctgagtagtgGGTTAAAGCGTGCACTGGGACCAGCTAAGGCAGAGATTGGAGATCTAAATCTCAACTTGCTGAGTTAGGAAGGAACGTCTCAGCGTAGAGATGAGCCAAGGCACAGCGCTTTTAAAACCCTCCAGCTGCCCAGTTTTAAATCTGTTAACTGAAAGTCTGAGCTCTATTGCCCTCTAGTGGATGCTGAGGAAGATGAGACTAATGTACCATTTTCAGTAGAAAAGGAGGGGAAggtaggagggaaaggaggagggaagaaaaaatatGTTCAAATTAATCTGATCAGATTTTAGAATTCTGTAAAACTTCAATATTTAAGAtagcaagaggttagcctgtggTTAGACAGTTCAAGTAAACTTTGGGGCTGGggagtggctcagtgggtagaggtccTTTACCTTCTAAGTGTGGCAACCGGAATGCTAATCCCAGAACAGATATAAAGGCTTGTAGCAGGAGCAGGTGCTTCCGCGCAGCTGGAGAACCTACAAAAGCTTGCTGGCTTACCTAAGCCGGGTCCACAGTGCAAGGAGACCTGGTCTCAAGATGAAAAGGTTAAGGACCAGCCCCCgagggctgtcctctgacctccacatgtagaGGGCATGGCTACCTCTCCACATAAGAACACACATGCAGATAcaatcacacacagagaaaggaggaagagaagaaaaggagagagaaagacaggcatggcaaGAAAAGAAAGATGTCTGAGGTTGGTTCATTGACGTCAGTGCAATGAAGGTCACTGATGTCAGAAATCTCCACTAGGGCTGACTCAGGGTACAGCCCCCCGCTGCAGACCCTGACAGACCTGTGCTCGATCCCCAAGACCtgcaaggaggaaggagagaactgtctCCTGACATCCACAAGCATGCCATGGTGCCTATGTGCTCCAACAGCAAACAGCCTGCTTTTACAGCCTCCACAGAGCTAGCAAACACCCTGTTTGATGCCGCAGTAAGCCCGTCCCAACCTCACCAACATTTCTAGTTCTCTCTGACTAGTTATTTTATTTCTCTAGAACCTTCTAGCACACTATATACttatttgtatttactttttttctattGTCTGAATCAATAGAAAAAAGCTTTTGGGGCCAGGAGTggtagtgcacacttttaatcccagagctcagaaggggcaggaggatttctgagtttgaagccagcctgctctgcatagCAAACTCCGGGACAGCTGGGGATACACAGTAAGAACCTTCTTAAACtgaagtaaataaatagtaaGAGTCTGGCTGTGTGGCAGAACGCGCAAGGTCCTGAATATAATcctcagctaaaaaaaaaaaaaaaaaagcttttgtatCCTAGTCCTCCAGAACACTGCctagcacatagtaggtgctcaataaatatttattgcatgATCAAATCTCAACTTAGAGATGAAGACATACCATGTACTATAAATAGGACGGTCACTTTCGCCTTACGGAGGTTTACGTGGTGTGTGTGCACGCTCGCCTGTGTTGTATGCATCTTAACACTGAATCTATAAATACAGTATTTTTTTGTGGTTAATAAGGAATTGTGTGTCTATTCATGAATAGTAGtggttctctttcttttctttctttgcaattgtgcaaaaaaaaaaaaggaggtagtTTATCACAGGAGAGGCAAGGGGAGGGGATAAGGGTGCCAGGCCAGAGAGCAAGAAAAGAGAACAGGGCTGAAGTGAGGGTCCGTGACCTTTCATGGGTCGTTAACACAgtagcctccttccctcatttcatGGAAGCACCGCCTCTCAGAGCATGTTGTCTTGGCTGAATGAGGTCAAGTGCGGTGAGTGCTGCCTGcctgcttttgttttgagacacagccTCACCCTGTGCAGTACAGGCTGCCCTCAAATAGGTAACCCAGCCTGGCtgcaaactcatggcaatcctcctgcctcagctttctaggCGCCGAGATTACAGGGGTGAACCACCGCTCCATAATCAACTGCTAAGATTCGTATTTTTgacacattttctatttttactgAATTCCTAACAACCTAGTCTAAA
This Meriones unguiculatus strain TT.TT164.6M chromosome 21, Bangor_MerUng_6.1, whole genome shotgun sequence DNA region includes the following protein-coding sequences:
- the Hilpda gene encoding hypoxia-inducible lipid droplet-associated protein, with the translated sequence MKPVLSLYLLGVVLTLLSIFVRLMESLGGMLESPLSGSPWILRGQLASTEPPESLPDHSSRGVQ